In one Aromatoleum aromaticum EbN1 genomic region, the following are encoded:
- a CDS encoding cytochrome-c oxidase: MQPIAWQISLVLMALVAFGFAFVAINSGRRQEDYSPLQKSAYRLRSRLFWGLVLVFGPAMIYTLFELPYDAARANTGAGPVQVVDATGYQWRWELSQDQFAVGQPVEFRVTSADVNHGFGIYDANLHLVAQTQAMPGYTNTLRHTFSEEGTYKILCMEYCGLAHHNMLTEIRVGAQ; encoded by the coding sequence GTGCAACCAATCGCTTGGCAAATATCGCTCGTGCTGATGGCACTCGTTGCGTTCGGCTTTGCCTTTGTCGCCATCAATTCCGGGCGGCGCCAGGAAGACTATTCGCCGCTGCAAAAAAGCGCCTATCGCCTGCGCTCGCGCCTTTTCTGGGGCTTGGTGCTGGTGTTCGGCCCGGCGATGATCTACACGCTGTTCGAACTGCCGTACGACGCGGCGCGGGCTAACACCGGGGCAGGCCCGGTGCAGGTCGTCGACGCGACAGGCTACCAGTGGCGCTGGGAACTCAGCCAGGACCAGTTCGCTGTCGGCCAGCCGGTCGAGTTCCGCGTCACCAGCGCCGATGTCAATCACGGCTTCGGCATTTACGACGCGAACCTGCATCTGGTCGCGCAGACGCAGGCAATGCCCGGCTACACCAACACGCTGCGTCACACCTTCAGCGAGGAAGGGACGTACAAGATCCTGTGCATGGAGTACTGCGGCCTCGCGCACCACAACATGTTGACCGAAATCCGGGTCGGCGCTCAGTAA